Proteins encoded together in one Arvicanthis niloticus isolate mArvNil1 chromosome 7, mArvNil1.pat.X, whole genome shotgun sequence window:
- the Lgalsl gene encoding galectin-related protein, producing MAGSVADSDAVVKLDDGHLNNSLGSPVQADVYFPRLIVPFCGHIKGGMRPGKKVLVMGIVDLNPESFAISLTCGDSEDPPADVAIELKAVFTDRQLLRNSCISGERGEEQSAIPYFPFIPDQPFRVEILCEHPRFRVFVDGHQLFDFYHRIQTLSAIDTIKINGDLQITKLG from the exons ATGGCGGGGTCGGTGGCCGACAGCGACGCCGTGGTG AAACTTGATGATGGGCACTTAAACAACTCCCTGGGTTCTCCAGTTCAAGCCGACGTGTACTTCCCACGACTG ATAGTTCCATTTTGTGGGCACATTAAAGGTGGCATGAGACCAGGCAAGAAGGTGTTAGTGATGGGCATCGTAGATCTCAACCCCGAAAG ctttGCCATCAGCTTGACCTGTGGTGACTCTGAAGATCCTCCTGCCGATGTGGCAATTGAACTCAAAGCTGTGTTCACAGACCGGCAGCTCCTCAGAAACTCTTGTATATCAGGAGAAAGAGGCGAAGAGCAGTCGGCAATCCCTTACTTTCCATTCATCCCAGACCAGCCATTCAGG gtGGAGATTCTTTGCGAGCACCCACGTTTCAGAGTGTTTGTGGATGGACACCAACTTTTTGATTTTTACCATCGTATTCAAACATTATCTGCAATTGACACCATAAAGATCAATGGGGACCTCCAGATCACCAAACTTGGCTGA